A single Cellulomonas sp. SLBN-39 DNA region contains:
- the xseA gene encoding exodeoxyribonuclease VII large subunit — protein MDADAPLPLPLKAAETTAERPWPVRHLAPKVAEYVARMPPVWVEGQVLNLKRWNSLLFLTLRDTDLDMSLSVTLPAVAAMSLGERFADGAHVVVHARPQFQPKKGSLGFSADRVRLVGLGELLARIEHLKGVLAAEGLFDDARKVPLPFLPGVVGLVCAQQGDAEHDVVSNARARWPAVQFEIRRVTVQGPSAVPEVTAAIAELDADPRVDVVVVARGGGSFEDLLPFSNETLVRAAAACRTPLVSAIGHHMDAPLLDLVADLRASTPTDAAKRVVPDVTEERARVVQARARARAAVTQRVAREAAMLEHWRGRPVLARPTTLLDPHEQGLHRARDRGRTLLDAAVQRAATQVVGLAAQVRALSPAATLERGYAVVQGPDGRVVRAPDDVAAGDRLRVRVATGELAADVVAP, from the coding sequence GTGGACGCCGACGCACCCCTCCCCCTGCCGCTCAAGGCGGCCGAGACGACCGCCGAGCGCCCGTGGCCCGTGCGTCACCTGGCCCCCAAGGTCGCCGAGTACGTGGCCCGGATGCCACCGGTGTGGGTCGAGGGGCAGGTGCTCAACCTCAAGAGGTGGAACTCCCTCCTGTTCCTCACGCTGCGGGACACGGACCTCGACATGTCGCTGTCGGTGACGCTGCCCGCGGTGGCCGCGATGTCGTTGGGCGAGCGGTTCGCCGACGGCGCCCACGTGGTGGTGCACGCCCGCCCGCAGTTCCAGCCGAAGAAGGGCTCGCTCGGGTTCTCCGCGGACCGCGTCCGGCTGGTGGGGCTCGGCGAGCTGCTCGCCCGGATCGAGCACCTCAAGGGCGTGCTCGCGGCGGAAGGGCTGTTCGACGACGCCCGCAAGGTGCCGCTGCCGTTCCTGCCCGGCGTCGTGGGCCTGGTGTGCGCCCAGCAGGGCGACGCCGAGCACGACGTGGTGTCCAACGCCCGCGCGCGCTGGCCCGCCGTGCAGTTCGAGATCCGCCGCGTCACCGTGCAGGGGCCGAGCGCCGTGCCCGAGGTCACCGCGGCGATCGCGGAGCTCGACGCCGACCCGCGGGTCGACGTCGTCGTGGTCGCGCGCGGCGGCGGGTCGTTCGAGGACCTGCTGCCGTTCAGCAACGAGACGCTCGTGCGCGCCGCCGCGGCCTGCCGCACGCCCCTGGTGAGCGCGATCGGCCACCACATGGACGCGCCCCTGCTGGACCTCGTGGCGGACCTGCGCGCGTCGACGCCGACGGACGCCGCCAAGCGGGTCGTGCCCGACGTCACCGAGGAGCGGGCCCGGGTGGTGCAGGCCCGTGCCCGGGCGCGGGCCGCGGTGACGCAGCGCGTGGCCCGCGAGGCCGCGATGCTCGAGCACTGGCGGGGCCGGCCCGTGCTGGCCCGCCCGACGACGCTGCTCGACCCGCACGAGCAGGGCCTGCACCGCGCGCGCGACCGGGGGCGCACGCTCCTCGACGCGGCGGTCCAGCGGGCGGCGACGCAGGTCGTCGGGCTCGCGGCGCAGGTGCGGGCGCTGTCCCCCGCCGCGACGCTGGAGCGAGGGTACGCGGTCGTGCAGGGCCCGGACGGCCGCGTGGTGCGCGCCCCGGACGACGTGGCGGCGGGCGACCGCCTGCGGGTGCGCGTCGCGACGGGCGAGCTCGCGGCGGACGTCGTCGCCCCCTGA
- a CDS encoding exodeoxyribonuclease VII small subunit, with protein sequence MAGTRQTLPADPTQDDARPDPASLGYEEARDELVAIVGRLESGAGTLEESLALWERGEALAARCQEWLDGARERLAAARGEERTGTGRDATTDEEVHG encoded by the coding sequence GTGGCCGGCACCCGACAGACCCTCCCCGCGGACCCGACGCAGGACGACGCGCGCCCCGACCCCGCCTCCCTGGGCTACGAGGAGGCGCGCGACGAGCTCGTCGCGATCGTCGGCCGGCTGGAGTCCGGTGCGGGGACCCTCGAGGAGTCCCTGGCGCTGTGGGAGCGCGGCGAGGCCCTCGCGGCCCGCTGCCAGGAGTGGCTGGACGGCGCGCGGGAGCGGCTGGCGGCCGCGCGCGGCGAGGAGCGCACCGGCACCGGCCGGGACGCGACGACGGACGAGGAGGTCCACGGGTGA